The sequence AAAGAGTTTCAAACGAGGTCCGAACGAGGTCCGAACAAGGTCCGAACACTGTCCGAACACTGATTCCGAATTGTGTCACGTGACCGAGGAGGCGTGGTTATCGCTTTAGAGTCGCagcagagctatagagagataTATGTACAACTCTGAAGTCGCAGCCATTCTTTTCCACCGCATCACTACAGACTCGggaaaaaggtttggaaacTTGATTAATACTTGCATTTGCGATTGCATTTCTCGTCCCGGCAGCATGATATTCAACTTTGTATTTCAACTTTCTTGTTACCTGGCCACTTGGCCGCCACTTTTCTAACGGAGCTTCTGACTGCTGTGCATACTAAAACTGTGTGGCTACGGCCAGCAGTGTGGGGATATTGGCGATATGaaagaatcagaagaccaaTAATAACTTATTTATTTGCCGTTTAATGATGTCTTGTGATGTGAAATAATTGTGCCAGGGTTCGTCCCCTCCGGTAATGGACCCTCGTTATATGTTGGGGCAGAGTGCAGATGTGTCCAGACATGCTTATGACATGCTTGTGCCaagtttaattattaacaataataaaacagtACTGCAAAACATACCTACTACGGCCAGCAGTGTGGGGATATTGGCGATATGATAGAATCAGAAGACCAATAATAACTTATTTATTTGCCGTTTAATGATGTCTTGTGATGTGAAATAATTGTGCCAGGGTTCGTCCCCTCCGGTAATGGAGCCTCGTTATATGTTGGGGCAGAGTGCAGATGTGTCCAGACATGATTATGACATGCTTGTGCCaagtttaattattaacaataataaaacagtACTGCAAAacatacctacctacctacataaatacacacacacacacacacacacacacacacacacacacacacacacacacacacacacacacacacacacacacacacacacacacacacacacacattataataatttcctccactctgtctgtctgtacacacacatagcctagCTCGACATTAACCTGTTTTATATTTAATGTTCGCAGATGACTAAGACAGGAAAGCCAGACAGCTACTGGAGGGACCTCTGTATAAAATATGCCCAGGGCCTTTACCGCTTCTCGACTGGCAAACGGCCAGGGGCCAAGAAATGGAAAAAGGCcttggagaacatcgatgcttGCCCCCTGCAGAGCCATAGTGGTAGTAAGGATCTGTTCGGGAGAAGCCTTCAGTGCTCCTGTGGCTTCCACAAGGTATGTGAAATTATTTTCCCCCTGTGGGTTCCACAAGGTAAGTGAGTTATTTACTAATTGATTGTTTACAGGTTTGCTTGTTTCTTCCTCTGGTGGGCTTCAGTGATTTTGCAGTAATGCCTGATGTATTTTAACAACTGGAGAAAACTAGTAGTGTAGGATTCTTAGATGTATGTACCATGGCCTCTCTTTGTgaacccccccccagccagcagATCTGTCATCAGGAGCTGGGTCCAGTGAGGCAGGAGTAGTTGAGACGGAGGCAGGGCGAGTCCGAGTCGGCTCAGAGGCAGGAAGAGGAGACACGGATGCAGGGGGAGCCCGGtcccacacagaggcagaggcagggagaggagacaaggaggcagggagaagagacacagagacaaggagaggagtcacggatgcagggggagcccagtcccacacagaggcagaggcagggagaggagacaaggaggcagggagaagagacacagagacaaggagaggagtcaCGGATGCAGGGGGAGCCCAGTCCCACACcgaggcagaggcagggagaggagacaaggaggcagggagaagagacacagagacaaggagaggagtcaCGGATGCAGGGGGAGCCCGGTCCCAcaaagaggcagaggcagagagaggagacaaggaggcagGGCCATCAGTGGCAGGACAGGAATTGCAGTGCTACGGGTGCAACCAGCTTGTGGAGGCAGCACATTTTTCAGAGCACCTGTCTGACCACCATACTGAGGAGACGTGTGACACCTGTGGGGCCAAGGTGGAGGGTACTGTTGGTCTTTTGAACCATATTCAACAGGTTCACTATGCAGGATTCGTTATGCCATCGATGCAAAAGCCAACAGTCCTAACATCGAAGCCAACGCCATCACCACCGAAGCCCACACTACTACCACCGAGGCCAACtccatctctgctccctccttcaAATAGCTGTGCCGCGCCATACCACACTGCAACTCCACCTAAACCAACTCCAGTAGTTTGGAAAGGTTTTCTTCCCGATCAGTTTCGGAAAGTCATCCAACCGGCAGATCAGGTGTGGATTGCCAAGTGTCTATATGAGCCTACAGGTCAGCTCAAGCAGAAATTTGAAGCCTGCTGGTTTCACCCCCCACTGGAGCCCAAACCCTCTCGTCCTGAGCCTGGGTGGTACCACCGGCAGAGGCTGTTCATCTGGGCACCCATGAGGATGTGGGGGATTTCCTTAAAATGCCCAAAATGTTCCGGGAAAATGAACAGCTCCGGCATATACAGAAAGGTCAGGGAGGTGATCGATGTGGATAGCCGCTATTACCTAGTGGGAGGGGACTATCCACGTTGCAGCAAGTGTTTGAACCCTTCCCTCTTAGTCTGCCCATGGAGCCAGGATATTCTGTCCCAGTTGGATGTGGCACACAGGAGCCTGTTCCCCGCTGTCCTCACCACCCAGCTGGCTCTTGACAGGAAAGCAGTGACTTTCCTCAAGCCAAGGACCAGTGGAAACAGTTCCTCCTACGTCCAGTCTGCGATGGAAGAAGCGCACAGTGAGGAGTGGGCACGGCAGACCATCCGCTACCTCTCGGACTGTGAGCGGCACAAGAAGATGGCTACCTTCATCCCCTCTGCAGCTGTCTATCTTCCTCCACCAACCTTCAGGCCCCTTCCACTTGCTCAATGGTTTGAGACGGTCCACTCCAACGACATTCTCAGCCATCTGGATGAGATGAAGGGAGTGATCACTTCAACCTATGGTAGAATTCTGAAAATGGATTCAACAAAGAAGGTTAGCTTAAAaactatataaaatataacatgtataattacaaaacaggaaattggaaggaagaaggaaaagaaggaaaCTTCttagtgcttgtgtttgttttacagatCACCAAGAAGCTGGCTGGCGGGATCGGGGACAGTGCGGCATGGATGTCCAATATCGGAAACGAGTTAGGCCAGGTCCTGAACTCTGTTCTGACGTCGGGTGAAGGTGCAGGGTTGGAAGAGTTGTGCCAAGGCGTCGTCACTCGGTACAAGAATGCAGGCCAAGCTGAACCTGAGGCCATCTATGTCGACCGAGACTGCTGCAGCCAGTCAGGTGGGtgaaaatcacacacactcacacacacaaacgcaattgGGAATTTGCTTAATCATGGTGTAACCACACACAGGGTTAGGTTGGTCTATGTAATTATGCTGTTTTTTACAGGCGTGTCTTCAGTGGCTAAGCTGTTTCACCCATGGCAAACTACAGTGCGCTTGGACAGCTTCCACTTCATGAGGCGCTTTAACTGCGGCCTCACAACAGAACACCACCCTCTGTATGGTATTTTCTGTGCCAAGCTTTCCTCCTGCATTTTTGCATGGGACCAGGAGGATGTGCAACGCCTGAAGGAGGCCAAGAGAGAAGAGTGGAGGAGCAGCCACAGCGGGCATACTCCCACTGAGGAGCAGCTCATGGCCACCATCAGTCCAGGCGAACTGAAGAGGCACTGCAGGAGGAGGACCCGTGGAGTGGAGGAGACGCGGGGCATGATCTCAGGGCTGCTGGAATCAGTGTGGGAGCTGACGGACACCACAGGGCTGCGTCTGGTGAGCCATGACAGCATGCGCCATGTCTGGGAAGTGCAGCAGAAGCACCTGGAGTGCCTCCAAGACCCTGCAGGTGTGGCACTGTACACGAAGGTGGGGACACTCCAGAAGGGCGGCAAAGAGCTGGACGTCCTAAGGTGTGGTAGGGGGTCCTCCTCCCTGGAGAGTTTTCACAAACACCAGTGCGCTTTTATTCCAggtacatttctttttttaatgttcttttCTGTTAGGACAGAGAATGTGTTGTAATTattcaaaataacaaaatgacCACTGTTGGGTATTCATGTGTATTCACTTTACAATAATGGTTGACTAAACATAGTATTTATTGTTCCTTAGGCTGGCGGTGCAATGCTgttcacacacagatgtacatgcTGGAGGGAGTATCGAGGTGGAACATGGGCCGGGCCAAGGAGGCAGTAGATGTGGAGGGGGCCTCAACCCTCAGAAGCTTTGATGTCCGCTTGATGTCCCACCTCAGCAACTTAAGCCAGCGCGTTCTTGGTTCCACTCTGGTGCCAGAGTTCACTCCACCCGGGAAACCTACTAGTAAGAGAGATCTCAGAGCAACACTGATTGACCAGAGTAttacatcccctcctcctctttttcttaGGCACCCCCCCTATTCAGAGGACATGCATTTCTGTTGCGCGAAGATTGTGCTATTCATGTAAGagatggatgtgtgtatgtatgtcctTTCTTCATCTTTGTGTTTTTACTGGTTACAGGCGAGCGCATAGCAGTGGAGTATTTATTGGCCCAGACCAACAGAGGTGACCTGCTGGCTCCAAATCAGGTCCCTGAGGTCCCCTCGCAGGTacttgaggaggaggatgagccgGATGACACCATCAGCATGACTGACATTCTGTGCCAGTCAGCTGCGATAGGGGCTGGTGATCCTCCAGGTGCTGTGGTGGGTGACGCTGAACCCGGACCCCTCGTCACACAGGTCAATAACACTTTCTATAACACCTtactcaaaaacacaaaatttGACCGAAGTAAATGTGGTTACAGGTCTTCAAAATCCCCTTGCAGGTGCAGGTGcttgaggcggaggaggaggcagatgaCACCATCAGCATGACTGATCACACAGGTGATCCTCCAGGTGCTGTGGAGGATGACGATGAACCCGGACCCCTCGTCACAGAGGTCAATAACACTTTCTGTAACGCCTTACtcaaaaacacaatatttaaCTGACGTAAATGTGGTTACATTTTAATAAGATAAATGAATGTAAAATCAGCATTGCTCACATATTAGAAACAAGAGTGTACATTTATTTGCttggtttttctttttctcacttATCAATTTTCAGACCAGCCAATGTGACTCAAGGGGCGTTGTGGGATGGGATGCGGTTGCTAACCTGGCAGGCTACCTAGTTGGCTTGAATCGCACCATCACTGCCTTGTCaatgaaggaggaagaggacataGTCCAGCTATATACAGCTCTCCATGACATGGACAAGAAGCATTCAAGGTACAAAATAGTAATTATTTTGTACACCAGAATTAAACATACATTCCATGGAATGAATGAAGAATATGGATGTCTCTTTCACCGTTTAGCTACACCCAGAAGGCTAGGAAAAAAGGACAGGCATCAGGAGGACCATGGAGAGCACCGAGGAGGCCGAGTGGCTCTGCTCCGGGACAGCAGGCGGCAGAGAGGTGCTTGACCACAATTTGCTATCATTTTGGTTCAATACAAATCATTGATTAAGAGACAGCACATGTCACTGTGAAAAGTATTTATTAagtgttaacttaataaataaagttaaataCTTTATTGCAATCCCTATTGACATTGTTACTTGGTTGTTCACGACTTTACATCCTTGTTCACAGTCCAGATCATATCATACTTCTTTCCCACAGACTATACATGACTCACGGCCAAGCAGCCCAGGATCCCGAACACCACAGggtcagtgagtgtgtctgcctcAGACTGGCCAAGGAGTTCGAGCAGTCCCGCAACAGGCCGAAGGACACGAGGGGGAAAACCCTGCCCATCCCTCAGTCAATTGTGAGCGTCTACAGCCACATTAgacagctgctggaggacagcaGGGTTATCGTGGTCCAGACGGCGCTGGCTCTGGTGCCGGTGAACAACACCACGGTCTCTGCATGGTATGTGTTGTTTCATTTACCTTCCCCATACAGCCAAGACAGTATGTAAATATTTAACCTCAAGAAAAACCTTCACCTGCATGCTTGTTAGAAAACATGTAATACACAGTATGTAATAACCTTTGGGAGGGAGGATAGGCTTACAcatataaaataatgaatgtttgTCTTGTAGGCTGCTTAGGAGGGACAAGAGGAAGGACAGGAACATGCTGCTGCAGGGCAATGTTCTCCCTCAACAGCTATACCTGGCCAAGGAGCCTCTCCCTTCATCAAACACTCTCCCGGCTGCCCCTGTGCAACATGCACATGAGATGACATTTGACGAGCCCGAAAACCGTGAGGGGGAAGCTTTCCCCCGCCAGCGCACTCTAACGGCAAACAAGTCTAATGTCATCtctccgccacctccacctcctcagttCCATCCACAATTTGGGCCAGCTCCTCCTTTTTCATATGCTCCCCCATTTCCCCACTTTCCATTTCCCCATGCTCCTCCTTATCCGTATGCTCCCCCCTATCCGCACATTCCATTCACCCATGCCCCTCCTATGCCGCATGCTCCCCCATTTCCATCTGCACATGATCCTCCTTTACCTCAGGCTCCTCCATGTCAAGCTCCTCCAGAGTGCCTTCCAGGTGCCCAGCCAAGGCAACGTACCTGGAGGCTGAACAAAGCTGCCCATGAGGATGAGGATCTAATGGCAAGGGGGGAACCGCCACGGAAGAGGCTGACGAAGGAGAAGTACCACTACACCTGCAAGAAGTGTGGCcaggacaaaaacaaaaaaaccggACACACCCAGCTGAAGGGGCGGTGGTACTGTCCAGAGTCAGGACAGACCCTGGATGACTGGAGGAAGAGTGTAGGCCTTTAGTCACCAttacttgtctctctctctgttgtttgtcggtctgtctctgtgttgttcgtgtctgtctccctgtgtgatCCCGACCAAGGCCTCGTAAGCCAGGCCGGtaagtattcttttttttggatACGCCCACACCTGGTCCACTAGTTGGGTGttaacctggtgtgtgtgtgtgtgtgtgtgtgtgtgtgtgtgtgtgtgtgtgtgtgtgtgtgtgtgtgtgtgtgtgtgtgtgtgtgtgtgtattctgtgtattctgtgtattCTGTTACAATAAAGTTCAATCATTTTATTTGAGCCTTCgcgtttttatttaatttcctcTTGAATAACAGGACAGTGACAGTGTCATCCATTGAATGTGATTGTGAAAACCAAAGCCAGAATCATTTACATTGACATTGATTCACAAAACCCAACATCTTTACTGCTCAATTTGAAATTAGTTTTATTCACTTGTGCTGCACAGATGTAGTCTCTCAAATAATTGAGGTTACCATAAAAAAGGAGGAGAAACATGATGGGGGGTGTTATTCACAGTTATagactgttaatactgttgtaACTTTAAATGTAGCATATGATATTTTGGGTTAATtgaatattgtattatattcatTTCATCATATTAAATGCATTCATGTGCATTATTGCATAATAACAGTGTTATGACTTTGGTGATTTGTATGGAaaattgagtttgtgtgttaaaaaTGACTGCGCTACCCAAATTGCATTGCATGTATACTTCCGGAATGCGCTACGAGACGAGAGAGCAAGCGGAGATGCAAATGATATTGCCACAGCATCGGTACGATTCCCGCAAGagacatgaaaattaaagtgATGATAAACCTTGCAATGAGTGCAGAACTGTGTGTAAACATTGTTGAGAAGATAAGAgagtagataaaaaaaatatatagtgtacgttctcctccttttttcctccttttctttctctctttccccccctctttcccctctctttttccctttCCCCCCCGCCGGGCAGACCCTTTTGCCCCATTtttggccgagtggttaaggtgatggactgctaatccattgtgctctgcacgcgtgggttcgaatcccatcctcatcgtttgcaccattcttacataagtacatcgtcttccatttcatggaaaaaagtacaatgaatcaaggacgttttgcactattttcctttcatttcaattaattgtggccaagagcacaacctttactgccaaaaaatacagacactgatcttgaaa is a genomic window of Gadus morhua chromosome 8, gadMor3.0, whole genome shotgun sequence containing:
- the LOC115549566 gene encoding uncharacterized protein LOC115549566; this translates as MPSMQKPTVLTSKPTPSPPKPTLLPPRPTPSLLPPSNSCAAPYHTATPPKPTPVVWKGFLPDQFRKVIQPADQVWIAKCLYEPTGQLKQKFEACWFHPPLEPKPSRPEPGWYHRQRLFIWAPMRMWGISLKCPKCSGKMNSSGIYRKVREVIDVDSRYYLVGGDYPRCSKCLNPSLLVCPWSQDILSQLDVAHRSLFPAVLTTQLALDRKAVTFLKPRTSGNSSSYVQSAMEEAHSEEWARQTIRYLSDCERHKKMATFIPSAAVYLPPPTFRPLPLAQWFETVHSNDILSHLDEMKGVITSTYGRILKMDSTKKITKKLAGGIGDSAAWMSNIGNELGQVLNSVLTSGEGAGLEELCQGVVTRYKNAGQAEPEAIYVDRDCCSQSGVSSVAKLFHPWQTTVRLDSFHFMRRFNCGLTTEHHPLYGIFCAKLSSCIFAWDQEDVQRLKEAKREEWRSSHSGHTPTEEQLMATISPGELKRHCRRRTRGVEETRGMISGLLESVWELTDTTGLRLVSHDSMRHVWEVQQKHLECLQDPAGVALYTKVGTLQKGGKELDVLRCGRGSSSLESFHKHQCAFIPGWRCNAVHTQMYMLEGVSRWNMGRAKEAVDVEGASTLRSFDVRLMSHLSNLSQRVLGSTLVPEFTPPGKPTSERIAVEYLLAQTNRGDLLAPNQVPEVPSQVLEEEDEPDDTISMTDILCQSAAIGAGDPPGAVVGDAEPGPLVTQVQVLEAEEEADDTISMTDHTGDPPGAVEDDDEPGPLVTETSQCDSRGVVGWDAVANLAGYLVGLNRTITALSMKEEEDIVQLYTALHDMDKKHSSYTQKARKKGQASGGPWRAPRRPSGSAPGQQAAERLYMTHGQAAQDPEHHRVSECVCLRLAKEFEQSRNRPKDTRGKTLPIPQSIVSVYSHIRQLLEDSRVIVVQTALALVPVNNTTVSAWLLRRDKRKDRNMLLQGNVLPQQLYLAKEPLPSSNTLPAAPVQHAHEMTFDEPENREGEAFPRQRTLTANKSNVISPPPPPPQFHPQFGPAPPFSYAPPFPHFPFPHAPPYPYAPPYPHIPFTHAPPMPHAPPFPSAHDPPLPQAPPCQAPPECLPGAQPRQRTWRLNKAAHEDEDLMARGEPPRKRLTKEKYHYTCKKCGQDKNKKTGHTQLKGRWYCPESGQTLDDWRKSVGL